A genomic region of Ignavibacteria bacterium contains the following coding sequences:
- a CDS encoding glucosyl transferase: MPIRLEVYCNDSLVSSIGELRSIDTILIVENLQPKRSYDIYVKGTGDGINYYRSNLSRFITLDTTSRNFTWQVFEFGDIGLSALHDVAIIDENDIWAVGEIRIADTSINGYTTYNAVHWDGSNWELKKIGRVGGWACHTVFAFSANDIWFEGNIHWDGSKYKVHMNGWPLMPNGDGWQVNKMWGSSSSDLYAVGYNDNIAHWDGNRWTKIESGVDVNFIDIHGQTSDGKIFICGYNTVNEYKATLLEIKDKNVRVKWYKTNVMTYDPPYGGTIHNIFTSGDYLFTVGSKGFFRENVRLGTYPKKVLDYAPDWVYAMRGNDVNDVFTFSDQNEIYHYNGYNLRKIYGNHLILHAFYGGNVKGDIVVGVGLIYVDPTHSKALLVVGKRR; the protein is encoded by the coding sequence TTGCCTATAAGGTTGGAGGTATATTGTAATGATAGTTTAGTTAGTTCGATAGGTGAGTTGAGGTCAATAGATACAATTTTGATAGTAGAAAATTTACAACCGAAGAGGAGTTATGATATATATGTAAAAGGTACAGGGGATGGAATAAATTATTACAGGAGCAATTTATCAAGATTTATAACACTTGACACAACAAGCCGAAATTTTACCTGGCAGGTATTTGAATTTGGCGATATAGGACTTAGTGCATTACATGATGTAGCAATAATAGATGAAAATGATATATGGGCTGTGGGTGAAATAAGAATTGCAGATACAAGTATAAATGGTTACACAACTTACAACGCGGTCCATTGGGATGGAAGTAATTGGGAGTTGAAGAAAATAGGTAGAGTAGGTGGTTGGGCTTGCCATACAGTTTTTGCATTTTCAGCAAATGATATTTGGTTTGAAGGAAATATTCATTGGGATGGTTCAAAATATAAAGTGCATATGAATGGCTGGCCATTAATGCCAAATGGAGATGGTTGGCAAGTTAATAAAATGTGGGGCAGCAGCAGTTCTGATTTATATGCAGTAGGTTACAATGACAACATAGCGCACTGGGATGGTAATAGATGGACGAAGATAGAGAGCGGAGTGGATGTAAATTTCATTGACATACATGGACAGACAAGTGATGGTAAGATATTTATATGTGGTTATAACACAGTCAATGAATATAAAGCCACATTACTTGAGATAAAGGATAAGAACGTTAGAGTAAAGTGGTATAAGACAAATGTAATGACATACGATCCACCATATGGGGGAACGATACACAATATTTTTACCTCTGGTGATTATTTGTTTACAGTAGGCTCAAAAGGATTTTTTAGAGAGAATGTAAGATTGGGGACATATCCGAAGAAGGTACTGGACTATGCACCAGATTGGGTATATGCGATGAGGGGTAATGATGTAAATGATGTTTTTACATTTTCAGATCAAAATGAGATATATCATTATAATGGATATAATTTAAGAAAGATATATGGGAATCATTTAATACTACATGCTTTTTATGGTGGTAATGTGAAGGGCGATATAGTAGTTGGAGTGGGATTAATATATGTAGATCCTACACATTCAAAAGCATTACTTGTTGTAGGAAAAAGAAGATGA
- the hypE gene encoding hydrogenase expression/formation protein HypE translates to MEFQLSCPIPKSEYEKVLLAHGGGGTLTHQLISKMFLNQFGNEYLNELHDGAIFEISGNKFAFTTDSYVVNPIFFPGGNIGELAINGTVNDLAVCGAKPLFISAGFIIEEGLEIEELWQIVLSMKKAADEAGVMIVTGDTKVVEKGKGDKIFINTSGIGLVYEGLEISPKKVKSGDVIIINGRIAEHGIAIMSEREGLEFETKIKSDTAPLNGLVEDILKVSNKISVMRDPTRGGLASALNEIASSANVKIEIYEKEIPVSEEVMGACEILGLDPLYIANEGKILVFVDESDAEKVLDAMKKNPHGKESRIIGKVIEEGLSLVTMKTLIGSTRIVDMISGEQLPRIC, encoded by the coding sequence ATGGAATTTCAATTAAGCTGTCCGATTCCAAAATCAGAATATGAAAAAGTTTTACTCGCCCACGGCGGTGGAGGAACATTAACGCATCAATTAATTTCAAAGATGTTTCTTAATCAATTTGGAAATGAATATTTAAATGAACTTCACGATGGAGCAATTTTTGAGATCAGTGGAAACAAGTTTGCTTTTACAACTGATTCTTATGTAGTAAATCCGATTTTCTTTCCTGGCGGAAATATTGGTGAACTTGCAATAAATGGAACTGTAAACGATTTAGCTGTTTGTGGTGCAAAACCTTTATTTATTTCAGCTGGATTTATTATAGAGGAGGGATTAGAAATTGAAGAATTATGGCAGATAGTTTTAAGTATGAAGAAAGCAGCAGACGAAGCAGGTGTAATGATTGTTACTGGTGATACTAAAGTAGTAGAAAAAGGTAAAGGTGATAAAATTTTTATTAATACTTCCGGAATTGGATTAGTTTACGAAGGATTGGAAATCTCACCAAAAAAAGTGAAATCAGGAGATGTCATTATTATAAATGGGAGAATTGCAGAGCATGGTATTGCAATTATGTCAGAGAGAGAAGGTCTTGAATTCGAGACTAAAATTAAAAGTGATACTGCACCATTAAATGGATTAGTTGAAGATATTCTGAAAGTTTCAAATAAGATAAGTGTAATGCGGGATCCAACTCGTGGCGGGCTGGCAAGTGCATTAAATGAAATTGCTTCATCGGCAAATGTAAAGATTGAGATTTATGAAAAAGAAATTCCAGTATCAGAGGAAGTGATGGGTGCTTGTGAAATTTTGGGTCTCGACCCGCTATACATTGCCAATGAAGGTAAAATCTTAGTTTTTGTAGATGAGAGTGATGCAGAAAAAGTCCTTGATGCGATGAAGAAAAATCCTCATGGGAAAGAATCTCGAATAATAGGGAAAGTTATTGAAGAAGGTTTATCGCTTGTCACAATGAAAACATTAATCGGCAGCACCAGAATAGTTGATATGATTTCAGGGGAACAGTTACCAAGGATTTGTTAG
- the hypD gene encoding hydrogenase formation protein HypD gives MKYLSEFRNPEAAQNLALKIKEVTKRNWTIMEVCGGQTHSILKYNIDELLPDKIRLIHGPGCPVCVTSLEMIDKAIEIASQPDVIFTSFGDMLRVPGSKLDLLSVKANGGDVRMVYSPLDAVKIAQSNPDKKVVFFAVGFETTAPANGMSVLRAKELGLKNYSILCSHVLVPPAIEALMSGFNSSINGFLAAGHVCTVMGYEEYLPLAEKYKIPIVVTGFEPIDILQGILKCVTLLEEGKNIVENQYSRVVRKEGNLAAKEVIKKVFEITDRKWRGIGLIPKSGLKLKDEFSDFDAEKIFDIKNLQVDEPEVCIAGEVLQGLKLPIECPAFGKECTPENPLGAPMVSSEGACAAYFHYKKVKIN, from the coding sequence ATGAAATACTTAAGTGAATTCAGAAATCCCGAAGCAGCTCAAAATTTAGCTTTAAAGATAAAAGAGGTGACGAAACGAAACTGGACAATAATGGAAGTTTGCGGAGGTCAAACTCATTCAATTTTAAAATACAACATTGATGAATTACTGCCAGATAAAATTAGACTAATTCATGGTCCTGGCTGCCCGGTTTGTGTGACATCTCTCGAGATGATTGACAAAGCTATTGAGATTGCATCACAACCAGATGTTATTTTTACTTCATTTGGAGATATGTTAAGAGTTCCCGGTTCTAAATTAGATTTACTCTCAGTTAAAGCAAATGGTGGTGATGTCAGAATGGTTTATTCACCACTGGATGCTGTTAAAATCGCTCAATCGAATCCGGATAAGAAAGTTGTTTTCTTCGCTGTTGGATTTGAAACTACTGCACCGGCAAATGGAATGTCTGTATTAAGAGCAAAAGAACTTGGATTAAAAAATTATTCAATTCTTTGTTCACATGTTTTGGTTCCGCCAGCAATTGAAGCTTTGATGAGCGGATTTAATTCGAGTATAAATGGATTTCTCGCAGCTGGTCATGTCTGCACAGTTATGGGTTATGAAGAATATTTACCATTAGCTGAAAAATACAAAATACCAATCGTTGTAACTGGATTTGAACCTATTGATATCCTTCAAGGAATTTTGAAATGTGTAACTCTGCTTGAAGAGGGAAAGAATATTGTTGAAAATCAATATTCGAGAGTTGTGAGAAAAGAAGGAAATCTTGCTGCAAAAGAAGTTATAAAAAAAGTTTTTGAAATAACTGATAGAAAATGGAGAGGAATAGGATTAATTCCAAAAAGCGGTTTAAAATTAAAAGATGAGTTTTCAGATTTTGATGCTGAAAAGATTTTTGATATTAAAAATTTACAAGTGGATGAACCTGAAGTTTGTATTGCCGGAGAAGTTTTGCAGGGATTAAAGCTGCCAATTGAATGTCCAGCTTTTGGAAAAGAATGTACACCAGAAAATCCACTCGGTGCACCAATGGTTTCATCAGAGGGAGCCTGTGCTGCTTATTTTCATTATAAGAAAGTCAAAATAAACTGA
- a CDS encoding HypC/HybG/HupF family hydrogenase formation chaperone, protein MCLAVPGKVEEIYEGTDLIKMAKVNFGGVKKDVCVAWIPDLQVGDYVLVHVGFALNKIDEKEAMETLRILKEMGELNELDQSNESEQ, encoded by the coding sequence ATGTGTCTGGCAGTTCCTGGGAAAGTTGAGGAAATTTATGAAGGGACAGATTTAATTAAAATGGCAAAAGTAAATTTCGGCGGCGTCAAAAAAGATGTATGCGTCGCCTGGATTCCGGATTTACAGGTTGGTGATTATGTTTTAGTGCATGTTGGATTTGCTCTTAATAAAATTGATGAAAAAGAGGCAATGGAAACACTTCGCATCTTGAAAGAAATGGGTGAATTGAATGAACTGGATCAATCCAATGAGAGCGAGCAATGA